One Microtus ochrogaster isolate Prairie Vole_2 unplaced genomic scaffold, MicOch1.0 UNK65, whole genome shotgun sequence DNA window includes the following coding sequences:
- the Lpar4 gene encoding lysophosphatidic acid receptor 4: MGDRRFIDFQFQDLNSSLRPRLGNATANNTCIVDDSFKYNLNGAVYSVVFILGLITNSASLFVFCFRMKMRSETAIFITNLALSDLLFVCTLPFKIFYNFNRHWPFGDTLCKISGTAFLTNIYGSMLFLTCISVDRFLAIVYPFRSRTIRTRRNSAIVCAGVWILVLSGGISASLFSTTNVNNATTTCFEGFSKRVWKTYLSKITIFIEVVGFIIPLILNVSCSSVVLRTLRKPATLSQIGTNKKKVLKMITVHMAVFVVCFVPYNSVLFLYALVRSQAITNCLLERFAKIMYPITLCLATLNCCFDPFIYYFTLESFQKSFYINTHIRMESLFKTETPLTPKPSLPAIQEEVSDQTTNNGGELMLESTF; encoded by the coding sequence aTGGGTGACAGAAGATTTATTGACTTCCAGTTCCAAGATTTAAATTCAAGTCTCAGACCCAGGTTGGGCAATGCAACTGCCAATAATACTTGCATTGTTGATGACTCCTTCAAGTATAATCTGAATGGTGCTGTCTATAGTGTTGTGTTCATCCTCGGTCTAATAACCAACAGTGCCTCCCTGTTTGTATTCTGCTTCCGCATGAAAATGAGAAGTGAGACTGCTATTTTCATCACCAATCTGGCCCTATCTGATTTGCTTTTTGTCTGTACTCtacctttcaaaatattttacaacttTAATCGCCACTGGCCTTTTGGTGACACCCTTTGTAAGATCTCAGGGACTGCATTCCTCACCAACATCTACGGAAGCATGCTCTTCCTCACCTGCATAAGTGTGGATCGTTTCCTAGCCATTGTCTATCCCTTCCGATCTCGTACCATCAGGACCAGGAGGAATTCTGCCATTGTGTGTGCTGGAGTCTGGATCCTAGTTCTCAGTGGTGGTATTTCAGCTTCTTTGTTTTCCACCACTAATGTCAACAATGCAACCACCACTTGCTTTGAGGGCTTCTCCAAACGTGTCTGGAAGACATACCTGTCCAAGATCACCATATTCATTGAAGTTGTCGGGTTCATCATTCCTCTGATATTGAATGTTTCTTGCTCTTCTGTGGTGCTGAGAACCCTCCGCAAGCCTGCAACATTGTCTCAAATTGGAACCAATAAGAAAAAAGTGTTGAAGATGATCACAGTGCATATGGCAGTTTTTGTGGTATGCTTTGTACCGTACAACTCTGTTCTCTTTTTATATGCCTTGGTACGCTCCCAAGCCATTACAAATTGCTTATTGGAAAGGTTTGCAAAGATCATGTACCCAATTACCTTGTGCCTTGCAACTCTGAATTGTTGCTTTGATCCTTTTATCTATTATTTCACTCTTGAATCCTTTCAGAAATCCTTCTATATCAATACACATATAAGGATGGAATCCCTGTTTAAGACTGAGACACCTCTGACCCCAAAGCCTTCCCTTCCAGCTATTCAAGAGGAAGTTAGTGATCAAACAACAAATAATGGTGGTGAATTAATGCTGGAATCCACCTTCTAG